The sequence TTCCGTGGTGCTGCCTTGGTGGGCCCATTCCGCTGATTGTGTTGGACGGGATGATGTTGGTATTGAACTCGGTGGGTCTGCTGATTGGTCACTTGGATCTGATTTTGAAGTTGCAACGGTCCCTGCTGTTCTACAGAAGTTTGTTGAACAATCGATGTTTGGTAATTCATCTGCACTTGCTGTTCGCTCATCGGATTTTGAAGATTGGTATTGTCCAAGACAACCTCATACTGCTCGTTCATCGTTGACAGCGAACTTGCATTcggttgttgttgttgttgcacCTGATAGGCATTTCTATTTTGTTGCTGAGAAATCATCTGTTGCTTTCCTTGAACGTAATGTACAAAGGATCCTCGACTTCTTCTATCCACGTGAGATTGCTTTTTCGGAGTAGGTTTACTTGTCCCATCAAGAAGATGCTTTTCAGTTTTGGTAAACTGTTTTTGGCCTCTAAACTCATCTGGAGAACTCAATACCGATGCAACCACGTTGTTAATGACTTCAGTGACCTTGTCTGGAGAATCAGGCTGCTCCAAGAAGTTTTCCGGGAACTGGTCAGATGGTGCTTCTTCAACTGGTGCTTGCAGAGTTGTAGACTGATGCTCCTGTGACGTTTTGTTAGATTGCAATGAGGTCAATTTGATTTGCTGCTTCATCGGAGCATAATGGATGGTGGATTGATGTGCAGGGCCCGAACTTTGTTGAGTTGGAACTTGTTGCAAATTTACTTGCCGATGTTGGATTGGCTCTTGTTTTGCTGAACCTTGCTGCATATGATTCTTTTTCTCATGCACTTGTGCTTCTTTCTGATGGTGACTGAACTTTTGCATTGTCTGAGGCTCCGAGTATCTCTGCAGCTTAGGCGACAGCATTACAGACTGTTGCAATGTTGCGAGGTCAATTTGAGATTGTCCAGAAATATTGTTGAACTGGTTGGGACGATTCAAATGTTGCTGTTTGAGCAACTTGCCAATGGAAACTTCCGGAGAATTTTGCATTTGATAGGCatgacctgaaaaattaaaattgtttgatacTCGTTTTAAATTGGTGTACAAACCTGAACTGCTGGCATTCATGTCCTGCTCAAACGCATTTTTCTTCTTGGGCTTTGCTCGTGACCTCTTTGGAGGTGGCAAAGGCGGTGGTCCTTGATTAGTCAATCCGTGGCTGGTACCGTTAACACCAACACCACTGGGTTTCGACTGTTGACGAGGACGTCCAAGATTGGTATGCGAAATTTCGTGTGGCAAGTACTTCACGTAACAAATTTGCTCATCGTCAGTTGCAGCTAACTGCTCCACGCCTCTTTGTTGCTCCAAATGCTGATCCATCCTTTGCGATTGTGGTACAGTAACAATCGTAGATGCTGGTGATGGTTGCATTGATATGTCTGCATTTGACTTCTCGCTGACGCATTTGTTGCAATTGTCCGGGCAAGTGGAATGACGAATATCATCTTCTTTGAAGTTTGATGGTAGCTTCTTGGTAGATCTGACCTGTGACTCGGAATGGGAAGATACTGGTAGGCTTGGATTCATGGGCACGTATTGCACATTTGCATAGCTTTGCGGATGTGTTTCACTCGATGGAGTCTTTATGACACGATTTGACATGATAGTCGTTTGAACCGGCTCTTGAGCAACTTGCGGTGTGATACTTAATGGTGGATCAGACAACTCAATATCAGCAAATGGGTCGTCCTGTGTGTGGCTAGTTGATGGCCCAGAGTCCAAGTAGATCCCCAATTCATCAAATGGGCTTGCATTACTTGCACGTGCCATTGACAAGGGAGCCGAGTTCGTTtctgaaaacacaaaaaattcagatactCCTAAAACTGCCTGCGATGCTTACCTTGCGAATCGCGAGAATTTTgcatctcaaaaaaattgtccgatGGGAATGCATATTTCTGTGCAAATTGTTCAACAGAGAGATCCTCATGATCCTGCTGAATATGACTGCTGCTATTAGAGAATCGGTTGTCTTTGGTGACCGGCATTGGATTGTAAAGCGACCCATTGTTTGCTTgttgagctgaaaataaaataaacagtTTTAACATATTTGTTTCTCCAACTTACAGATCGGGGTAACTGGCATACTGGAGTGATAAGTAATATTAGATTCTTGCGAGTGGCATGAAACTTGACTTTCAACAGAAAGTGGTGGATAATCTGGCTGTTGAAATTGATTGTTGGAAACGTCTTCATATCCCCCATAATAACCATTCGATGATGTTTGATTGGAATACATCGCTGGCTGGTGAGGATAAGTATTGTTATCATTATACAGATGATACTGATTCTTGTCAGTGTAGATTTGGCTGGAGCCAGTATTTGTGGCCTCCGGCTGAGATGAGCCAAATGTGATTGGGGTGAGCATTGAAGCAACTGGAATTTAAGATGATAAGAACTTCACAGGATTTTACTTGTACTCACGACTCTGATGCTTTTTAGGCGGATCAGATGTTGGTTGCATAGAATAGCTATACGATGAGTAAACAGATGAGGAAGAAGACGATGAGCCACCGTTTcctgaaactgaaaaagttttaatttttagaatacaGAGCATGCTAGAGTATGTCTAGGTTCTTATCTAAATCAGTCAAAAtgccagaaaaaattgttctcatTCAGCTCACTCGTAAAATAAATGTGCGAACTCGCAGCTGCCTTCTTACACTATAAATTAAAACACGCGCCGCTCGCCTGACAACACTCTTGGTTCAATATAGTTCTGCGCAAGTGTTATTGACTATCACTTCTCATCTGGTCGCCGTCTGCCCATTTCTAGTAAACAACTGCCGAGCACTAATTCCATTTCAACGTACCGTCTGAATACCCGTATCCATTCGTGGTGGTGTTGTTATTCACAACACCGTTATGATGCTGTTGTGATGGTGGtcgctgctgctgctgctgctgttgctgaTATCCAGTCAAAGGAGGAAGCAAGTTAGCAACAGATGGAAGTGGTTGATGTGTGCTTTGATGTGATGGTTGATGGAATTCAGTTTGTCCCTGATGAGCTGAAGTCATTGAGATCATTTGGTGCTCCTGTTGAACGGTCCCCTGTGCTTTTTTCTTTGATGGAGCTCTCGGTTTCTTCGCTGAAataattatatgtttttttttgaataagagCTGGCAGGAGCCCCGGGTAAAAGAGCATATGTGACGGAGAACAAAGtcgtaaaataaaaaagctcTTCCCCCCGTTAATATGCTGCCCATAATGCAAAATCAAATATGTTCTCACGTTTTTCAACACTCGAGACATTCCCTCCTGCAGCTTCGATTTCAGCCTTTGTCGGCTTCTTTCGCTTTGGTGCTGCTTTCTTGGGCGGCAACGGTGGGGCCGGATCTTGCATAAAAGTCTGACCACTTGTTGACGCTGACTCCGGTGCGATTCCATTCATCCCGTCCATTTTCTCGTATAAAGCTGTAACAATATCAAATTAATTGCGAGCTCAAGTTACAGCAATCAACTCACCTTTTTGAACACGTAATTGTCCTGCGACTGCTCCTAAGGGTACTTCTTGAAGTGCTTGTCCTAGGGGCATATCAAGTCGGATAAAATTCCGAAGTGATGATTGCCCTGTTCCCGGATGCAATTCCGGAGATGGTTTTTGTACTGAAatgatcaatttttatttattttggtcactaaaaaaagaaaaggcgAAAAAAGTATTCCCAACATAACTAGAAAAGCGACAATTTCATGCTTtggtaaaattaaataatatgaCAAGAAAGACAtgcacaaaattcaaatggaaaaattgcgCGGGAAAATGGGGTACTCGAAAATCAATAACTGCCAACACGAAAACCATTCTTCTCTCGTTTCGAACactctctgcgtctctatgGTCCAGTAAAACTCTCTACTATAAAGACACTATAAAAGAAGGCAActaaaaaaaggagaaggcaaaaaaaaaccgacgaACACAGGAACGGGGCAGAAATAAACTTGAGGCAACAATTCAGCAAGAGGTCGCACACGCGACGCACCACGCAACGCCTCACATTGATGGAGAAAGTGGAGAGGGGTGTGTGTGTGCAGCCACAGCAACCGCAACGGGACCCTCACAATTTCGCGCGGGCCGCGTACGCAAACCGCGTCGCGCCCCATATATCATATACAGAGCAGATTTGCATACAAGGGAGGCGATCTGCCTAAAATCGATGGCCGTCTGTTCTCATTAGCGTTCTCATTAGGCGCGACTGGCAGAGTATGACATGCTATGCGGTAAGGGAATAATTAGAAAACCTATCTATTCGGGTTTATATTCACTTGTTCCAACTATGATTAGAAGCccagaaactcaaaaatttttcttgagaaaaacaGAAATGGAAATCAGCAGATAGAATATAACAGAATGATTgtacaaaaacaaaagaaaaccaaTCGTGACCGGAAGCAACATTTCGTAAATCTACTAGCACATGCTGTTTTGGAAAAAGCAAATCAGAtggaaaagatggaaaatttttcggtCACAGTTCCAAAGGCAATTTCCAACACTATATCAAAAACTAACATTCAGAACCCTCCACAAAATGTTGTCTCATTGGTTCCAAAGGTT comes from Caenorhabditis elegans chromosome X and encodes:
- the pqn-65 gene encoding Prion-like-(Q/N-rich)-domain-bearing protein (Product from WormBase gene class pqn;~Confirmed by transcript evidence) codes for the protein MPLGQALQEVPLGAVAGQLRVQKALYEKMDGMNGIAPESASTSGQTFMQDPAPPLPPKKAAPKRKKPTKAEIEAAGGNVSSVEKPKKPRAPSKKKAQGTVQQEHQMISMTSAHQGQTEFHQPSHQSTHQPLPSVANLLPPLTGYQQQQQQQQRPPSQQHHNGVVNNNTTTNGYGYSDGNGGSSSSSSSVYSSYSYSMQPTSDPPKKHQSLASMLTPITFGSSQPEATNTGSSQIYTDKNQYHLYNDNNTYPHQPAMYSNQTSSNGYYGGYEDVSNNQFQQPDYPPLSVESQVSCHSQESNITYHSSMPVTPISQQANNGSLYNPMPVTKDNRFSNSSSHIQQDHEDLSVEQFAQKYAFPSDNFFEMQNSRDSQETNSAPLSMARASNASPFDELGIYLDSGPSTSHTQDDPFADIELSDPPLSITPQVAQEPVQTTIMSNRVIKTPSSETHPQSYANVQYVPMNPSLPVSSHSESQVRSTKKLPSNFKEDDIRHSTCPDNCNKCVSEKSNADISMQPSPASTIVTVPQSQRMDQHLEQQRGVEQLAATDDEQICYVKYLPHEISHTNLGRPRQQSKPSGVGVNGTSHGLTNQGPPPLPPPKRSRAKPKKKNAFEQDMNASSSGHAYQMQNSPEVSIGKLLKQQHLNRPNQFNNISGQSQIDLATLQQSVMLSPKLQRYSEPQTMQKFSHHQKEAQVHEKKNHMQQGSAKQEPIQHRQVNLQQVPTQQSSGPAHQSTIHYAPMKQQIKLTSLQSNKTSQEHQSTTLQAPVEEAPSDQFPENFLEQPDSPDKVTEVINNVVASVLSSPDEFRGQKQFTKTEKHLLDGTSKPTPKKQSHVDRRSRGSFVHYVQGKQQMISQQQNRNAYQVQQQQQPNASSLSTMNEQYEVVLDNTNLQNPMSEQQVQMNYQTSIVQQTSVEQQGPLQLQNQIQVTNQQTHRVQYQHHPVQHNQRNGPTKAAPRKRTPKPAPVQSRSVALHERAQMIVDFAKTQPADQEDQTVQLQDHEHQYNSQQQPEYQHQPLVQMQEQSNEQQSQVFQHQHQHQAQQELAENQGSMGMATQQQQCRQSQLQQQLQQPPQQQMQIQQQYQNVGPSHIQRQNVAPQRVQQQPMQYAQQQQQPMMQMAQQRSMQEQYVQQGQVQRTGATHTVLMTSPPMNHHESQANVLRVAPKQTIVKSADPKPEDEAKILKILKDKLASDDGQNAPKMSPVLRVKHIRETINIIAALPSLTIEELFDKADTPPPDEYMEEYMDFYDKITHLMKDEPCVPEINVEDVLSTPLLEPALHGRFRKRLIAIREGRTTVTTFKKRKTASGPEGDAKKRKPTNNHTNGMHTPDASPAQGTSSGQSSSSGMQSQSLSITTGMSSSSSSPPASDFDISTHLITPPQEHSSPLTTPPIINHEYVQQVSSPVDIFSQPSTSEPGPSSRPIRTGVHHREEALNEDDNGSPILYDDPIMGYVGTNRFVSLDMDDMIDDVMKSDDTEEMLVHNLQRSIFDVGKSFEDDDEDDTNVIKLDTNTDNHRPATPSVGILDDLNSVLFDPIMM
- the pqn-65 gene encoding Prion-like-(Q/N-rich)-domain-bearing protein (Product from WormBase gene class pqn;~Confirmed by transcript evidence) is translated as MPLGQALQEVPLGAVAGQLRVQKALYEKMDGMNGIAPESASTSGQTFMQDPAPPLPPKKAAPKRKKPTKAEIEAAGGNVSSVEKPKKPRAPSKKKAQGTVQQEHQMISMTSAHQGQTEFHQPSHQSTHQPLPSVANLLPPLTGYQQQQQQQQRPPSQQHHNGVVNNNTTTNGYGYSDVSGNGGSSSSSSSVYSSYSYSMQPTSDPPKKHQSLASMLTPITFGSSQPEATNTGSSQIYTDKNQYHLYNDNNTYPHQPAMYSNQTSSNGYYGGYEDVSNNQFQQPDYPPLSVESQVSCHSQESNITYHSSMPVTPISQQANNGSLYNPMPVTKDNRFSNSSSHIQQDHEDLSVEQFAQKYAFPSDNFFEMQNSRDSQETNSAPLSMARASNASPFDELGIYLDSGPSTSHTQDDPFADIELSDPPLSITPQVAQEPVQTTIMSNRVIKTPSSETHPQSYANVQYVPMNPSLPVSSHSESQVRSTKKLPSNFKEDDIRHSTCPDNCNKCVSEKSNADISMQPSPASTIVTVPQSQRMDQHLEQQRGVEQLAATDDEQICYVKYLPHEISHTNLGRPRQQSKPSGVGVNGTSHGLTNQGPPPLPPPKRSRAKPKKKNAFEQDMNASSSGHAYQMQNSPEVSIGKLLKQQHLNRPNQFNNISGQSQIDLATLQQSVMLSPKLQRYSEPQTMQKFSHHQKEAQVHEKKNHMQQGSAKQEPIQHRQVNLQQVPTQQSSGPAHQSTIHYAPMKQQIKLTSLQSNKTSQEHQSTTLQAPVEEAPSDQFPENFLEQPDSPDKVTEVINNVVASVLSSPDEFRGQKQFTKTEKHLLDGTSKPTPKKQSHVDRRSRGSFVHYVQGKQQMISQQQNRNAYQVQQQQQPNASSLSTMNEQYEVVLDNTNLQNPMSEQQVQMNYQTSIVQQTSVEQQGPLQLQNQIQVTNQQTHRVQYQHHPVQHNQRNGPTKAAPRKRTPKPAPVQSRSVALHERAQMIVDFAKTQPADQEDQTVQLQDHEHQYNSQQQPEYQHQPLVQMQEQSNEQQSQVFQHQHQHQAQQELAENQGSMGMATQQQQCRQSQLQQQLQQPPQQQMQIQQQYQNVGPSHIQRQNVAPQRVQQQPMQYAQQQQQPMMQMAQQRSMQEQYVQQGQVQRTGATHTVLMTSPPMNHHESQANVLRVAPKQTIVKSADPKPEDEAKILKILKDKLASDDGQNAPKMSPVLRVKHIRETINIIAALPSLTIEELFDKADTPPPDEYMEEYMDFYDKITHLMKDEPCVPEINVEDVLSTPLLEPALHGRFRKRLIAIREGRTTVTTFKKRKTASGPEGDAKKRKPTNNHTNGMHTPDASPAQGTSSGQSSSSGMQSQSLSITTGMSSSSSSPPASDFDISTHLITPPQEHSSPLTTPPIINHEYVQQVSSPVDIFSQPSTSEPGPSSRPIRTGVHHREEALNEDDNGSPILYDDPIMGYVGTNRFVSLDMDDMIDDVMKSDDTEEMLVHNLQRSIFDVGKSFEDDDEDDTNVIKLDTNTDNHRPATPSVGILDDLNSVLFDPIMM
- the pqn-65 gene encoding Prion-like-(Q/N-rich)-domain-bearing protein (Product from WormBase gene class pqn;~Confirmed by transcript evidence), giving the protein MNNQEDSSVVADESAEVQKPSPELHPGTGQSSLRNFIRLDMPLGQALQEVPLGAVAGQLRVQKALYEKMDGMNGIAPESASTSGQTFMQDPAPPLPPKKAAPKRKKPTKAEIEAAGGNVSSVEKPKKPRAPSKKKAQGTVQQEHQMISMTSAHQGQTEFHQPSHQSTHQPLPSVANLLPPLTGYQQQQQQQQRPPSQQHHNGVVNNNTTTNGYGYSDGNGGSSSSSSSVYSSYSYSMQPTSDPPKKHQSLASMLTPITFGSSQPEATNTGSSQIYTDKNQYHLYNDNNTYPHQPAMYSNQTSSNGYYGGYEDVSNNQFQQPDYPPLSVESQVSCHSQESNITYHSSMPVTPISQQANNGSLYNPMPVTKDNRFSNSSSHIQQDHEDLSVEQFAQKYAFPSDNFFEMQNSRDSQETNSAPLSMARASNASPFDELGIYLDSGPSTSHTQDDPFADIELSDPPLSITPQVAQEPVQTTIMSNRVIKTPSSETHPQSYANVQYVPMNPSLPVSSHSESQVRSTKKLPSNFKEDDIRHSTCPDNCNKCVSEKSNADISMQPSPASTIVTVPQSQRMDQHLEQQRGVEQLAATDDEQICYVKYLPHEISHTNLGRPRQQSKPSGVGVNGTSHGLTNQGPPPLPPPKRSRAKPKKKNAFEQDMNASSSGHAYQMQNSPEVSIGKLLKQQHLNRPNQFNNISGQSQIDLATLQQSVMLSPKLQRYSEPQTMQKFSHHQKEAQVHEKKNHMQQGSAKQEPIQHRQVNLQQVPTQQSSGPAHQSTIHYAPMKQQIKLTSLQSNKTSQEHQSTTLQAPVEEAPSDQFPENFLEQPDSPDKVTEVINNVVASVLSSPDEFRGQKQFTKTEKHLLDGTSKPTPKKQSHVDRRSRGSFVHYVQGKQQMISQQQNRNAYQVQQQQQPNASSLSTMNEQYEVVLDNTNLQNPMSEQQVQMNYQTSIVQQTSVEQQGPLQLQNQIQVTNQQTHRVQYQHHPVQHNQRNGPTKAAPRKRTPKPAPVQSRSVALHERAQMIVDFAKTQPADQEDQTVQLQDHEHQYNSQQQPEYQHQPLVQMQEQSNEQQSQVFQHQHQHQAQQELAENQGSMGMATQQQQCRQSQLQQQLQQPPQQQMQIQQQYQNVGPSHIQRQNVAPQRVQQQPMQYAQQQQQPMMQMAQQRSMQEQYVQQGQVQRTGATHTVLMTSPPMNHHESQANVLRVAPKQTIVKSADPKPEDEAKILKILKDKLASDDGQNAPKMSPVLRVKHIRETINIIAALPSLTIEELFDKADTPPPDEYMEEYMDFYDKITHLMKDEPCVPEINVEDVLSTPLLEPALHGRFRKRLIAIREGRTTVTTFKKRKTASGPEGDAKKRKPTNNHTNGMHTPDASPAQGTSSGQSSSSGMQSQSLSITTGMSSSSSSPPASDFDISTHLITPPQEHSSPLTTPPIINHEYVQQVSSPVDIFSQPSTSEPGPSSRPIRTGVHHREEALNEDDNGSPILYDDPIMGYVGTNRFVSLDMDDMIDDVMKSDDTEEMLVHNLQRSIFDVGKSFEDDDEDDTNVIKLDTNTDNHRPATPSVGILDDLNSVLFDPIMM
- the pqn-65 gene encoding Prion-like-(Q/N-rich)-domain-bearing protein (Product from WormBase gene class pqn;~Confirmed by transcript evidence); translation: MNNQEDSSVVADESAEVQKPSPELHPGTGQSSLRNFIRLDMPLGQALQEVPLGAVAGQLRVQKALYEKMDGMNGIAPESASTSGQTFMQDPAPPLPPKKAAPKRKKPTKAEIEAAGGNVSSVEKPKKPRAPSKKKAQGTVQQEHQMISMTSAHQGQTEFHQPSHQSTHQPLPSVANLLPPLTGYQQQQQQQQRPPSQQHHNGVVNNNTTTNGYGYSDVSGNGGSSSSSSSVYSSYSYSMQPTSDPPKKHQSLASMLTPITFGSSQPEATNTGSSQIYTDKNQYHLYNDNNTYPHQPAMYSNQTSSNGYYGGYEDVSNNQFQQPDYPPLSVESQVSCHSQESNITYHSSMPVTPISQQANNGSLYNPMPVTKDNRFSNSSSHIQQDHEDLSVEQFAQKYAFPSDNFFEMQNSRDSQETNSAPLSMARASNASPFDELGIYLDSGPSTSHTQDDPFADIELSDPPLSITPQVAQEPVQTTIMSNRVIKTPSSETHPQSYANVQYVPMNPSLPVSSHSESQVRSTKKLPSNFKEDDIRHSTCPDNCNKCVSEKSNADISMQPSPASTIVTVPQSQRMDQHLEQQRGVEQLAATDDEQICYVKYLPHEISHTNLGRPRQQSKPSGVGVNGTSHGLTNQGPPPLPPPKRSRAKPKKKNAFEQDMNASSSGHAYQMQNSPEVSIGKLLKQQHLNRPNQFNNISGQSQIDLATLQQSVMLSPKLQRYSEPQTMQKFSHHQKEAQVHEKKNHMQQGSAKQEPIQHRQVNLQQVPTQQSSGPAHQSTIHYAPMKQQIKLTSLQSNKTSQEHQSTTLQAPVEEAPSDQFPENFLEQPDSPDKVTEVINNVVASVLSSPDEFRGQKQFTKTEKHLLDGTSKPTPKKQSHVDRRSRGSFVHYVQGKQQMISQQQNRNAYQVQQQQQPNASSLSTMNEQYEVVLDNTNLQNPMSEQQVQMNYQTSIVQQTSVEQQGPLQLQNQIQVTNQQTHRVQYQHHPVQHNQRNGPTKAAPRKRTPKPAPVQSRSVALHERAQMIVDFAKTQPADQEDQTVQLQDHEHQYNSQQQPEYQHQPLVQMQEQSNEQQSQVFQHQHQHQAQQELAENQGSMGMATQQQQCRQSQLQQQLQQPPQQQMQIQQQYQNVGPSHIQRQNVAPQRVQQQPMQYAQQQQQPMMQMAQQRSMQEQYVQQGQVQRTGATHTVLMTSPPMNHHESQANVLRVAPKQTIVKSADPKPEDEAKILKILKDKLASDDGQNAPKMSPVLRVKHIRETINIIAALPSLTIEELFDKADTPPPDEYMEEYMDFYDKITHLMKDEPCVPEINVEDVLSTPLLEPALHGRFRKRLIAIREGRTTVTTFKKRKTASGPEGDAKKRKPTNNHTNGMHTPDASPAQGTSSGQSSSSGMQSQSLSITTGMSSSSSSPPASDFDISTHLITPPQEHSSPLTTPPIINHEYVQQVSSPVDIFSQPSTSEPGPSSRPIRTGVHHREEALNEDDNGSPILYDDPIMGYVGTNRFVSLDMDDMIDDVMKSDDTEEMLVHNLQRSIFDVGKSFEDDDEDDTNVIKLDTNTDNHRPATPSVGILDDLNSVLFDPIMM